The Streptomyces sp. NBC_01298 genome contains the following window.
CACATGTGGCCGGAGGTGCGGATCATGGCCGGCATCGAGGCGTCGACGATGACGTCCGACGGGACGTGCAGGTTGGTGATGCCCTTGTCGGAGTCCACCATCGCGAGGGCCGGGCCCTCGGCGATCTCGGCGTCGAAGGAGGCCTTGATCGCGTCGGCGTCGGGCAGCGCGCCCAGGCCGTTCAGGATGGTGCCGAGACCGTCGTTCGGGGAGAGGCCGGCGGCCGCCAGGGTCGCGCCGTAGCGGGCGAAGGTCTTCGGGAAGAAGGCGCGGACCACGTGGCCGAAGATGATCGGGTCGGAGACCTTCATCATCGTGGCCTTGAGGTGCACGGAGAACAGGACGTCCTCGGCCTTGGCGCGCTCGATCTGGTCGTTCAGGAAGGTGCGCAGCGCGTCGACGTGCAGGACGGACGCGTCCACGACCTCGCCGGCGAGGACCGGTACGGACTCGCGCAGGACGGTGACGGCGCCGTCGGCGTCGACGAACTCGATGCGGAGCGTGTCGGCCTCGGCGATCACGGCGGACTTCTCGGTGGAGCGGAAGTCGTTCTCGCCCATGGTGGCGACGTTCGTCTTCGACTCGGAGACCCAGGCACCCATGCGGTGCGGGTGCGCCTTGGCGTAGTTCTTGACCGAGGCCGGGGCGCGGCGGTCGGAGTTGCCCTCGCGCAGGACCGGGTTGACGGCGCTGCCCTTGATCTTGTCGTAACGGGCGCGGTTCTCCCGCTCCTCGTCGCTCTTCGGGTCGTCCGGGTAGTCCGGAAGCGCGTAGCCCTGGCCCTGGAGCTCGGCTACCGCGGCCTTGAGCTGCGGGATCGACGCCGAGACGTTGGGCAGCTTGATGATGTTGGCCTCGGGCGTCTTCGCCAGCTCGCCGAGCTCGGCGAGGGCGTCCGCGATCCGCTGCCCCTCTTCCAGGTACTCGGGGAAGCTGGCGATGATCCGGCCTGCCAGGGAGATGTCACGGGTCTCGACATTCACACCGGCCGTCGACGCGTACGCCTGGATCACAGGCAGGAACGAATACGTCGCGAGGGCCGGGGCCTCGTCAGTGTGCGTGTAGATGATGGTCGAGTCAGTCACCGGATGCTCCGCTCCACAGTCTGCGTCTCTCGTCTGCAACATTGCTCGACATCAAGATATCTCGTGATCGGGCCGGTCTGGACAGCCCCCCGGCGCAAGGTCGGAGGAGACGCGCGTCACGCGGGGCGCCGGGGGAGGCCCCGAACGCCGAAAACGCCGCCACCGGCTGTTTCCAGCCAGGGGCGGCGCTCGGGCGCTACGGATTCACGGACCCGCTCAGGCGTGGACGGCCTTCGGGCTCGGGCCGTACTGGTTCGGGCCGGGGGTCCCCTCGGTGGCCATGAGCACGATGGCCCAGATCCAGCCGACGAAGGGGATGATGCCGACCAGGATCCACCAACCGGACTTGCCCTGGTCGTGGAGGCGGCGCACGCCCACCCCGAGCGTGGGGAGGAAGAGGCCGAGAGCGAGCAGCGAGTACAGCAGCGGGTAGGTGCCGAGCGCGAAGTCGACGACGATGGCGACGATCAGCAGCGCCACGTAGATCAGCGTGTACATCCAGTATTCCTGGCGCCGGGCGCGACCGTTGAAGTCGACGTACCGCTTGACGACATCGGTGAAGTAGTGCATGGGTCCCCCCAGAGGACGACGTTCCGGCCCACCCGGACGGAGCAAGCCGGGGCAGAACTTATGCCCCGCTTACGTCGCGGTCAAGCCATTTGGCGAGGCACCAAAAAGGTTACTTTTCGCCGCTCGGCGGCTCAAACACACCAGTACCGGACGCAACTTGGGACCCCTTGCCCCCACGCGCTCACCGCCCGTGACGAAATGACCTGACGGAAGTCTTACGGCGGGGCGTGGGAGCCCCCGGCCCGCCCCGGCGGTCCGTAACGTCCCGGTCATGCGCGTACTCGTCACCGGCGGATCCGGGTTCATCGGCTCCCACATCGTTACCACTCTGCGCCTCCACGGCCACGACCCCCTCGTCCTGGACCTCGTCCCCCCGCCGAACGGTGGCGAGTTCGTACGGGCCGACGTCCGCGAACCCGAGGCGGTGCGCAGGGCCCTGCGCGGGGTGGACTCCGTCTGCCACCAGGCCGCGATGGTCGGCCTCGGCAAGGACTTCGCGGACGCCCCGGCGTACGTCTCCCACAACGACCTCGGCACGGCGGTGCTGCTCGCCGCCATGGCGGACGGCGGGGTCC
Protein-coding sequences here:
- a CDS encoding DUF805 domain-containing protein, translated to MHYFTDVVKRYVDFNGRARRQEYWMYTLIYVALLIVAIVVDFALGTYPLLYSLLALGLFLPTLGVGVRRLHDQGKSGWWILVGIIPFVGWIWAIVLMATEGTPGPNQYGPSPKAVHA